The segment CTCCAGGTATGATGCCTGACTCGACAGGAAGTGGGGAACTGGAGCAGGGTAGCTTTCTCTAAGGAGAAACCAAGAGCCCCAAGGCTTTGAGCTCCCTTTAAGACACATCGGGCAGCTTCTTggaagaatctagaaagatgaacaTCTTGGGTTTGTTCCCTTTTATTCTGTCCCATGTTACTTCTGCCTGTGTAACTTATCCCAACTTTTATCCAGTGGTTTCTCCCACGGGTTCCCGACCCCCAAGTCGCAACTGGAACAACGAGATGCCCGGGGAcgaggagctgggatttgaagcaGCAGTTGCTGCCTTGGGTGAGTCTGTCAGTGTCTTGAGCCCATGTGTGAGCTAAGCCTGGCTCAGGCCGTGAAGGGCGTTGAGACATGGGCCCTCTGTGGAAAGGGGAAAGCTAGCGTAAGATGTAGGGCCTACAAGACTGTCAAGAATTTAGGGCAAAGACgtgtgctgtgaacattgggtgTTACAAGGACAGCAAAATCAAACTCCAGGGTAAAGCTCTAGGAAGGGGATGGAGTATGGGATGTGAGTTAAAGGATCCATTAAGTTCCAGGTAGGTGGATAAAACACTGTGAGTAAAGGCCCAGGGGCAATCAAGTCTCCATGAGAGTGAGGAGCCCAGCTTCCCTGAAGTGATGGATGTGTCAGGACAGTAGAGGGGCCAAACTATGAAAGCCTTAGAAAGCAGACCAGAGTGTAGGCAGTGGGCACCTTCCACAGGGAATACAGGTTGAACTGGAACCCCTTATTTCACACACTGGTGGCTGGGAGCCCGGTCCTGGGAGTTCTGGCCACTCACAACCCCTGGGCGCCTCTTTTGTCACAGGCATGAAGACAACAGTGAGTGAGGCAGAGCACCCGCTGCTGTGTGAAGGCACACGCCGGGAGAAGGGCGACCTTGCCCTGGCCCTGATGATCACTTACAAAGACGACCAGGCCAGACTCAAGAAGGTGAGGGGCTGTGGCACTGAGGTTCACAGGCAAAGAGCAGATTTTACCACCTTCCTCGGGGTTCCAGTATGATGAGAAAAGGGTTGTTCTTTAAGGAGATAGCGGGGGAATCTTGGAACACCTGGTCAGGAACACGAGAGACCATTGGTTCTTATAGGAATGCTTGGGCTTGAGgtggaagaagagaagagggcataAAATCGTTCGTTCATTTCAATATTGAATATGAACATACTCAGTCCTGTGGTCAGTGTTACAGGGCATACCAAGACATGTAAGCCAGCCCCTCTCTTCTAGAAGGTtctcctgtggaggaaagccTTGCTGAGGAGAAAGTTTTAAGCTctacaaggagaaagaaaagtaatagAAGACAGGAGATAAAAGGTCCTGTCACCACTTCTCTTTCAGATCTTAGACAAACTCTTGGACCGAGAGAGCCAGACGCATAAACCACAGACACTGAGTTCGTTCTATTCATCCAGCCGCCCGGCCACAGCCAGCCAGAGGTCTCCTTCAAAGCATGGGGGCCCATCTGCCCCAGGGGCCCTGCAGCCTCTGACCTCAGGCTCTGCAGGGCCTGCTCAGCCAGGGAGTGTGGcaggggctgggccaggccccactGAGGGCTTCACAGAGAAGAATGTGCCTGGTGAGGTGGGGGCACTGGGCAGGGGGGATGAATGGTCTGGAGCCATGTTGGGTTCCCCTTTCCCAGGCTCATCCTGGTGTCCTATTTTCCTGATGTAGAGAGTTCCCCACATTCCCCCTGTGAGGGCCTTCCACCTGAAGCAGCTCTGACCCCAAGGCCAGAGGGGAAGGTTCCCAGCCGTCTGGCACTTGGCAGCCGTGGAGGCTACAACGGACGGGGCTGGGGCTCACCAGGGCGGCCTAAGAAGAAACACACAGGTATGACAACCCATGGGATGACGTGGAAGGAAGGAGGTTCCTAAAGGTTGGAGTCTGACTTCTGGAGCAGATTTCTGAGACTGACTTGTCTTGTGGGTTAGGCATGGCCAGCATTGACAGCAGTGCCCCTGAAACAACGTCGGATAGCTCCCCAACCTTAAGCAGGAGGCCGCTGAGAGGGGGCTGGGCCCCTACCTCCTGGGGTCGAGGCCAAGACAGTGATAGCATCAGCAGCTCTTCCTCAGACTCCCTTGGCTCCTCGTCCTCCAGTGGAAGTCGCCGGGCCAGTGCCAGTGGAGGGGCCCGGGCGAAGACTGTTGAAGTTGGCAGGTCAGTGGGAAGAAATAAATACCCTTCTCTTCTGCCCTGGTCCACCCCGAGCGCCATATCCCTAGGGTCATGCAACCAGTCCCCCTCAGTGTCCTCACTTAACCCTGGTTTTTTCCAGCCTCCCTGGACACCCATTTCAGAGAAACCCCAATCCCGGTCCCTACCCCATTGCCCCTTCAGGTACAAGGGCCGCCGTCCCGAGAGTCATGCCCCCCATGTACCCAATCAGCCATCAGAGGCAGCTGCACACTTCTACTTCGAGCTGGCGAAGACAGTGCTGATCAAGGCAGGGGGCAACAGCAGCACTTCCATTTTCACACACCCATCTTCCTCAGGGGGCCACCAGGGTCCTCACCGCAACCTGCACCTTTGCGCCTTTGAGATTGGGCTTTATGCCCTTGGCCTGCACAACTTTGTTTCTCCCAACTGGCTCTCACGTACTTACTCTTCCCACGTTTCCTGGATTACAGGTAAATCTAGTATCTTGTGATCTGGGTATGGGAAGGGAATTAATGCACGGTGGTAAAAGCCTTATCCTTGTAGTTCCTGACCTGATAGGAGAGACACCATTCCCATTCCCACTGCCTCTGTTAACCACATCCTGTTCTCTCCTTTTCCCGAAGGCCAGGCAATGGAGATTGGGAGTGCAGCCCTGACTATACTGGTAGAATGCTGGGATGGGCACCTGACGCCCCCTGAGGTTGCGTCCCTGGCTGACAGGGCATCACGGGCACGAGACTCCAACATGGTGAGGGCAGCGGCGGAACTCGCCCTAAGCTGCCTGCCTCATGCCCATGCGTTGAACCCCAATGAGATCCAGCGGGCCCTGGTGCAGTGCAAGGAGCAGGTATTTCTAGAGGCCACTGGGGACCTGCTTTGGGACATCTGGGCAGGAAGGTTGGGCATGGGAAAAACTGATGGCCCAGGTCTTGATTTCACAAGCCTGGCATTCATGAACTATCCGATTGGTCCTCTCATGGTGACAGTTGACATAGTAACGTGCTTTAATATCCATTACATCCTTTACAACTCTAAGGATAGGACTATTCCTATACCAGAGAGATTCTCACTGGGGGTGGAGTCCTTGGGGAAGGCCTGAGGGAGATGATGGAACTCGGCTGGGAGTAGCTGAATTAGGTTGGAACTGGGACTGCAACTTGGGTCTTGACTTCTGCTGGTCAACAGAGATTTGTTCATTGTCTATGTGAAGCATTCACCGCGCTGACAGACTCTGAACATTGGCTCTGACCTTGGCTGCCTCCCCAGAACCAGCCAACTCTGAAGAAGCGTCAGCATTTGTCATCTAGAACTGTCCCTGAGTAAACCTCTTCATCCTTAACCCTCTTTGCCCCTCCCTTTCAGGATAacctgatgttggagaaggccTGCATGGCAGTGGAAGAGGCGGCTAAGGGTGGGGGCGTATACCCCGAAGTGTTGTTTGAGGTTGCTCACCAGTGGTTCTGGCTATATGAGCAAACAGCAGGTGGCTCATCCACAGCCCGTGAAGGGGCTACAAGCTGTAGTGCCAGTGGGATCAGGGCAGCTGGGGAGGCTGGGCGGGGGCTGCCTGAGGGCAGGGGGGGCCCAGGGACTGAGCCGGTTacggtggcggcggcggcagtGACAGCAGCCACAGTGGTGCCAGTCATCTCGGTGGGGTCCAGTTTATACCCAGGTCCAGGCCTGGGGCACGGTCATTCCCCTGGCCTGCACCCCTACACTGCTCTGCAGCCCCACCTGCCCTGCAGCCCTCAATACCTCACCCACCCAGCTCACCCCGCCCACCCCATGCCTCACATGCCCCGGCCTGCCGTCTTCCCTGTGGCCAGCTCTGCATACCCGCAGGTGAGACCAGTGTTCTGCTGGGAGGCTGGGCATGTGGGGGAGCTCCCTGGGGGTTCACAGGGGTTGGAGGAGGGCACTCTGGGAGGATGGTGGGGCTGTCCCAGAGTCCTGGTGAGGGGGCGGGAGTCGGGGGACCAGCCCGACTATGCTAAGAAACGCAGGGATGCCCAGGTCTGGATGAACGGGAGAGAGCTCCATCCTAACACAATTtgcttctctcctgtttcttctcCCCACTTCTAGGGTGTGCATCCTGCATTCCTAGGGGCTCAGTACCCTTACTCGGTGACTCCCCCCTCACTTGCTGCCACTGCTGTGTCTTTCCCCGTCCCTTCCATGGCACCCATCACAGTACATCCCTACCACACAGAGCCAGGCCTCCCACTGCCCACCAGTGTGGCCTGTGAGTTGTGGGGACAGGGAACAGGTGAATGGAGGGGTGGCACGctgggcaggggaggtggggagggaatcCTCTGTCCCTCTTCGGGCTCTTGAGTTCCTCACACGGCGTCCATCCTACCCTCAGTGAGCAGTGTCCATCCAGCTTCCACGTTTCCAGCCATCCAGGGTGCCTCACTGCCTGCCCTGACCACGCAGCCCAGCCCTCTGGTGAGCGGGGGTTTTCCACCACCCGAGGAGGAGACCCACAGCCAGCCTGTCAACCCACACAGCCTACACCACCTGCATGCTGCCTACCGAGTCGGTGAGAGGAGGTCCCTTTCGGCACCCCCACCAGCAGtgccagaggctctttagtggcCCTTCCCCACCCTGTCTCTTCGTTTGTTTACTGGGGGGCTAGGTGATAGGCTAAGGGGTAGGGGATGGACCCTCACCACGGTCCCACCCTTTTCTCCCAGGAATGCTGGCACTGGAGATGCTGGGTCGCCGGGCACACAACGATCACCCCAACAACTTCTCTCGCTCCCCTCCCTACACTGATGATGTCAAATGGTTGCTGGGGCTGGCGGCAAAGCTGGGTaacacctcccctccccaggacCATTGTCCGCCCTCACCTGCTTCCCCACCTTCCTATCCCAGACCTCCTTCCTAGCTCTTGCTCAGAGTTGAGGCCTTGGTCGGGTATGTGTGCgtgcgcggggggcggggggtgaccTCAGCtcctggggtggagggaggctcTCTGCCAGGCCAGAGCTGAGAGAGTAAAGCTGGGTCCCTAGGGCAGAGGTGGCCACCCCCGTCTcatgcccctccccctgccccccaggagTGAACTACGTGCACCAGTTCTGTGTGGGGGCAGCCAAGGGGGTGCTGAGCCCGTTTGTGCTGCAGGAGATCGTCATGGAGACGCTGCAGCGGCTGAGCCCTGCTCACGCCCACAACCACCTGCGTGCCCCGGCCTTCCACCAACTGGTGCAGCGCTGCCAGCAGGCATACATGCAGGTGACCACCTGGGCAGTATGGAGCAGGGTGAAGCACCTGGGCAGGCAGGGGGAGAGGCCTGATCCTGTGCTCAGTGGCTTCTCCTCACTCCGTCCAGTACATCCACCACCGCCTGATTCACCTGACCCCCGCCGACTACGACGACTTTGTGAATGCCATCCGCAGCGCTCGCAGCGCCTTCTGCCTGACCCCCATGGGTATGATGCAGTTCAACGACATCCTGCAGAACCTCAAGCGCAGCAAGCAGACCAAGGAGCTGTGGCAGCGGGTCTCACTCGAGAtgaccaccttctccccctgAGTCTGACCCCCATAGGGCCCTATACAGGGACACAGGCCTCTGGCTATGGGGGCCCCTCACCAAGGGGGAATGAGTCTTGGCTGGACAGATCATCCCCACTCAGCTCCCCAGTAGCCCAGACTGGCAGCTGCTCTTGGGCTGTAGCTTGGGGCCAAGATGCCTCAGACCCTAGAAACCTAGGGTTGGGGGAGACAGCCCTGTCTGGGAGCGGGCATTGGGTGGCCTCTGGTATTTATTtggcatttataaatatataaactttttttaCTCTCGTCTGCCTgggcctttcccttctttccctccatGTGTGGATGAACCCTGAACTAGGGCAGAGGAAAAGCTGGATGCTTCCTTTATTCTAGGTTTCTCCCACTCCAGCGAGgcagacaaaacagaaaaataaggacGTTTATTAAAGTCATTTCTAGCCCACAGCTAGGGCTCATACTCAGCTCTATGAGCCATCGTCCGACCTCATCCCCATTCAATGTGAATGACATTAGGGAGGCCGGGCCACAGGTAGATCCCATTGATCCCACGGTAAGGGGTCCCTCCCATAGCCAGTATAGATAGATACACTGCTGGGGATGAAGAGGGAAAGCACTGGATTAATACGTTCCTCTACCCTCTGCCTGGACCCTCTCATTCCCTCCACCTTCCAAGACCATGGGCCAAAGGTGCCTAGTACCACCTTGCAGGGTATCAAGGGAATCCCCTTTATTATACCCCAAAACTATGGCAAAGGGATGCCCTACCCTTCTCAGCCATCCCAGGCCTGAAGGCCACTGAGGTAGAAGGGGGAGGGACTGCCCTGCTCTGGAGCTTGCCCCTTAGGGAAGCAGGGGGCTTTTGCTGGTACAAGAGGCTGATACATCAGCCCGAACTGGAATGTTGTAGTTCTTCTCGAAGCCATGAGGGCACTGGCTGTCCAAGCCGGCTCAGCAGCTTTGACAGCTCCAAATTGTGGTTCCGGAAAAAATCCATAAGGAAAAGGCGGGACTAACAAGaggaaaaatgaagtcagaatGGTAAGGAGTGGACAGGATCAGATCTTAGACATGGAGAGGGAAACCCTGTCCCTGGTTTTCCTTACCTCAGCGTCCATATCTGGGTACTTCCGGCCTTTGCTCTTGCCTAGACAACGAGTCTTGCCACCTTCAAGTCCCTGGCACCAGAATCCCTTATCTTCATCAAACCTGCTCAACAGGAAAAGGCCATGAAGTAACAGAAAAGAAATCCAGGCCCCATAAATGAACACTACAGCCTCTCCCAGCCCACAGGGCACATGCCTCTCCTTGCAAGACAGGGTAAATTCATTTCTCTTCCAAACAGACATGGTCAACCTGCGTCCCCATTTCCCCCAGAGTCATCCTCCCCTGGGTCATGCTCTCCCACCTGAGGGTCCGTGTGTAGTTCAGAAAGGGTGTGATACCCAGGAACTTCTGGATGCTCTCCATTGAGGCAGCTGGGTTGGTACGCAGCTCTTGCCCATCCACAATCAGCAACTAAAGGAACAGGGATGTTCCCTCTATATTCCTTAAAAGCCACTGGGCTGACAGGAAAAGGAAGGGGACCCCCATGAGGGCTACTGGGGAACTGTACCTGTCCAGAGGGGTAGTAAGTCAGCCAGCGTTGTAGATGAGTGGAATAGTAGCCGGGGACAAGACAACGGTTTTGTAGGGAACGAAGTgctggaggggcctgggaggaggcTGAAATCACCTGGTAGAAGGTATAGTTCAAAGCAACTGGGTCTCCATGTGCTCGCTGATGCTGAAGGACAAGGAACAGGAAGGGAAGGAATCGGTGACCTGACAATTATTCTGCCTTCCCTCTTGGTCTGGTGAACAGACCCCTCCCCAAGGCACTAGCCTGCTTTCCCTACCCTCATTCCTTCCAGTCTCTCCAGCAGTCACCACCTCTTATGTTCTAGTGTATCCCGAGTTTCAGACTCACCTGGTACCAGGAGTATGCCCTGTCAGCAGGGTTGGTGAGCACAGTGATGATCTTGGCTCGTGGCAGGAGGGCAGCTCCCCGCCGTGGTACAACCTCTGAGTCAAAGTACGTGGCACTTTTCTCAAATAGGAAATCAGTGCTGGCATTGGAAGGGACAGGGAAGAAATCCATGTACCTAGGAAGTAGTAGACAGGAGAGGAAGACAATTTGCAGAGAGAAGGGGCCAGATGCCTGTGCTGGTGGAAGCAGGAATCGGGGGGGTTTAAGAGGAAAGGAATGTTCTGAGAAGCATCCCAGGTCTCACCAGTCAATGCCCTTGTGGTAATTAGGGCCATTGAAGAACTGAATCTCCTCAAAGGTGCTGGGGCTAGGAAAACTGCTAGTCACAGCTGGGTGCAGGCTCAGGAAGAAGTGAATAGCTGTGGTCCCTAAACGGGAGAGAAAGTCCAGACCATGGTGGGAGAGAACCCAGCTCAACAACATCAGCTTGAAAGAGGTCAGAAAACAATCACTCTGGGTAGTAAAACACCCTTTGGCCAAACTAGAGCgagaaaagaaaagccaaagaGAGGTCCAGGGAAGGGTCAAAATGGTTCTCAGCCTTGACTGCGCATCGGAATCACTTGTGGACCTTTAAAAAACAACGGCGACAAAAAAAGACATAATTCTGATATACAACCAGGCTAAGAATCTCtcaaggggacttccctagtggtccagtggttaagaatctgcctcacagtgcaggggacaccggtttgattcttggctggagaagaTCCAGTatgttgtggagcaactaaacctgctCGCCACGCATTctagagactgtgctccacaacaagccACAATGAGAAGACCACACATCACACTAGACAGCAGTCCCCTgctcacttgctgcaactagagaaagcccgcacagcaacgaagacgcagcacagccaaaaacgaaAGCGTCACTCAAGGGACTGGACTGATGAGGGGTGGTGTGAGAAGGGGACTCCTCGGCCAGAGAATTCTCTGGGTTTAAGGCAAGGCGACAGAAACTGGCTGAGGACGACTCACCCGTCTTCTGAGGTCCCACGATGAGGAACTTGGGCAGCCGATCACAGGTTTTCTCCTTGGACCAGATGTCTTTGTGCCTCTTGTCGTCACAGGGATTCTGAAGGTGAGGCCAATAATCAGATAATCTTTTCCTCAGCAGCCACCCCCATCACGTCTCTAGGTTAGCCTGCGCTCCACTTCTACCTGCCAAAGGGGGCTTCGCTCTTGAGGGAAGAGGTCAAAGTACTTTCGTGCGAGAGGGACAGGAGGAAGGGTCTGTAGGCGCAGCCTCGTCCAGCACTGGAGAAAGCGCACCAGGCTCTCAAAGGTATACAGGCCCAGCCGATCGTTTCCATAATTAGACAGATGAGTCATAAAGATGCTGATCTGAAAGGGGGTGCCTGCATGTCAGATTTGGAGAGCCTACCCCACTTCAAAAGCTGGCTTGGTGAGTAAGTCTCAGCCTGCAAACACACTGGCTGTCCCATCTTCTAGTCCTTCCTCTCGGCACCTTACCGGATTAAGCAGCACTGTCAGAAAAAGTTCTCCACCTCGGATGCTCCGGTCGAGTTCACGAGAGCCTCCTGGATACTCATTATAGAAGATTGTGTGAGTGAAGAGACCACACGTCTGCCGTGGCAGCacctgaagaaaaaaagagaaaaaacagggaGAGATGAGATTGGAAGGTAGAATGAGAACTAAAAGGCATCTACAGAAGACTAGACAGAAGACTTGAGGCATTTTAGGATTCCTTGGGTTTACAGAGAACAGCTTGAAGTTACAGCAATAAAGCTCTTGCTCTATGCATTATGCGTTTTCACCCCTCTACCCCCTATTATTGTGGACGAGCTTGGATAATGCAGGTTGGAGGCTGGCCGATTGTGGGAGTTTGATTCAGGTTTGTACTGGGAGACAGTCCCTCACCATAATGCCATTGTGAATGAAGCCACGGCGGTAGCGGGCAGGGCGGAGATGGGGGTACTCCTCAGTGCTGGTCACCTGGATGCCCCACACAGATTTCCAGGCTTCATAGAGCTGTGTGTGGATGGGGTACACGCCGGAGTGGTGGGGGGCCACAGCATACCCCAGATCCGTGGGAATCCCATGCTCCTGGGAATGGGGCATAGACTCTCACCAGGATCTGGTGAGGTTTGGGGAGTAGAGGGTAAAGGGGGGATGCCTccacagaaagaaaatacaaaaggatAAGGAAAGGGTACTCCGCTAGGGAAAGGTCGAAAAGGAAGCATTATCTTTGGGGAAAAGTATGGGGAAGAGATCCAAGGGGGTCTCACCAGAGCAAACTGTTTGTTGAGCCTCATCTGGTCAGCCAGCACGGAGCGATTGTGGAACAGATGTGGCTGCATGTGGCTCCACATGTGGGGGAACCACCAGAATTCTTGGCGGTGCTTCAGCAGCATGTCGTCCCCAGCATCCTCCTCCTCTGTCCCTATGACCACACACTGACCACTGACCACAGCCAGTTAGACCCTGGTCCTCCTTCGTTCTGTACCAACATGGACCGTTTTCCATCCTTGGGACAAGACAGCTGACCTCTGCCCACCTAGGACTATTTTCCCCATTGCCAACCTGCCCTCCAGCCACCCATGCTAAACCAAAATTCCCAGCCACTGCTAGCTCCTCACAGCATTCTGACCCCAAACCTTGCCCCCTTTCTCCAACCTGTCTGCCCAGGAGGATGGGCAGTG is part of the Ovis canadensis isolate MfBH-ARS-UI-01 breed Bighorn chromosome 25, ARS-UI_OviCan_v2, whole genome shotgun sequence genome and harbors:
- the NDST2 gene encoding bifunctional heparan sulfate N-deacetylase/N-sulfotransferase 2 isoform X1 → MLKLWKVVRPARQLELHRLILLLIAFSLGSMGFLAYYVSTSPKAKEPLPLPLGDCSSGAAGGPGPVRPPVPPRPPRPPETARTEPVVLVFVESAYSQLGQEIVAILESSRFRYSTELAPGRGDMPTLTDHTRGRYVLVIYENLLKYVNLDAWSRELLDRYCVEYGVGIIGFFRAHEHSLLSAQLKGFPLFLHSNLGLRDYQVNPTAPLLHLTRPSRLEPGPLPGDDWTVFQSNHSTYEPVLLASLRLAEPPVPGPVPHRARLPTVVQDLGLHDGIQRVLFGHGLSFWLHKLVFVDAVAYLTGKRLCLDLDRYILVDIDDIFVGKEGTRMKVADVEALLTTQNKLRTLVPNFTFNLGFSGKFYHTGTEEEDAGDDMLLKHRQEFWWFPHMWSHMQPHLFHNRSVLADQMRLNKQFALEHGIPTDLGYAVAPHHSGVYPIHTQLYEAWKSVWGIQVTSTEEYPHLRPARYRRGFIHNGIMVLPRQTCGLFTHTIFYNEYPGGSRELDRSIRGGELFLTVLLNPISIFMTHLSNYGNDRLGLYTFESLVRFLQCWTRLRLQTLPPVPLARKYFDLFPQERSPLWQNPCDDKRHKDIWSKEKTCDRLPKFLIVGPQKTGTTAIHFFLSLHPAVTSSFPSPSTFEEIQFFNGPNYHKGIDWYMDFFPVPSNASTDFLFEKSATYFDSEVVPRRGAALLPRAKIITVLTNPADRAYSWYQHQRAHGDPVALNYTFYQVISASSQAPPALRSLQNRCLVPGYYSTHLQRWLTYYPSGQLLIVDGQELRTNPAASMESIQKFLGITPFLNYTRTLRFDEDKGFWCQGLEGGKTRCLGKSKGRKYPDMDAESRLFLMDFFRNHNLELSKLLSRLGQPVPSWLREELQHSSSG
- the NDST2 gene encoding bifunctional heparan sulfate N-deacetylase/N-sulfotransferase 2 isoform X2, which translates into the protein MLKLWKVVRPARQLELHRLILLLIAFSLGSMGFLAYYVSTSPKAKEPLPLPLGDCSSGAAGGPGPVRPPVPPRPPRPPETARTEPVVLVFVESAYSQLGQEIVAILESSRFRYSTELAPGRGDMPTLTDHTRGRYVLVIYENLLKYVNLDAWSRELLDRYCVEYGVGIIGFFRAHEHSLLSAQLKGFPLFLHSNLGLRDYQVNPTAPLLHLTRPSRLEPGPLPGDDWTVFQSNHSTYEPVLLASLRLAEPPVPGPVPHRARLPTVVQDLGLHDGIQRVLFGHGLSFWLHKLVFVDAVAYLTGKRLCLDLDRYILVDIDDIFVGKEGTRMKVADVEALLTTQNKLRTLVPNFTFNLGFSGKFYHTGTEEEDAGDDMLLKHRQEFWWFPHMWSHMQPHLFHNRSVLADQMRLNKQFALEHGIPTDLGYAVAPHHSGVYPIHTQLYEAWKSVWGIQVTSTEEYPHLRPARYRRGFIHNGIMVLPRQTCGLFTHTIFYNEYPGGSRELDRSIRGGELFLTVLLNPISIFMTHLSNYGNDRLGLYTFESLVRFLQCWTRLRLQTLPPVPLARKYFDLFPQERSPLWQNPCDDKRHKDIWSKEKTCDRLPKFLIVGPQKTGTTAIHFFLSLHPAVTSSFPSPSTFEEIQFFNGPNYHKGIDWYMDFFPVPSNASTDFLFEKSATYFDSEVVPRRGAALLPRAKIITVLTNPADRAYSWYQHQRAHGDPVALNYTFYQVISASSQAPPALRSLQNRCLVPGYYSTHLQRWLTYYPSGQLLIVDGQELRTNPAASMESIQKFLGLMKIRDSGARDLKVARLVV